One Myotis daubentonii chromosome 3, mMyoDau2.1, whole genome shotgun sequence genomic window carries:
- the LOC132230480 gene encoding cullin-1-like encodes MSSNRSQNPHGLKQNSLDQIWDYLRAGIQQVYTRQSMAKSRYMELYTHVYSYCTSVHQSNQIRGAGNPLSKSKKGQVQFVGLELYKRLKEFLKNYLTNLLKDGEDLMDESVLKFYTQQWEDYRFSSKVLNGICAYLNRYWVRRECDEGQRGIYEIYSLALVTWRDCLFRPLNKQVTNAVLKLIEKERNGETINTRLISGVVQSYVELGLNEDDAFAKGPTLTVYKEFFESQFLADTEKFYTRESTEFLQQSPVTEYMKKAEARLLEEQRRVQVYLHESTQDELERKCEQVLIEKHLEIFHTEFQNLLDADKNEDLGRMYSLVSRIQDSLEELKKLLETLIHNQGLAAIEKCGEAALNDPKMYVQTVLDVHKKYNALVMSAFDNNAGFVAALDKACGRFINNNAVTKMAQSSSKSPELLARYCDSLLKKSSKNPEEAELEDTLNQVMVVFKYIEDKDVFQKFYAKMLAKRLVHQSSASDDAEASMISKLKQDCGFEYTSKLQRMFQDIGVSKDLNEQFKKHLTNSERLDLDFSLQVLSSVSWPFQQSCTFALPSELERSYQRFTAFYASCHSGRKLTWLYQLSKGELVTNCFKNRYTLQASTFQMAILLQYNTEDAYAVQQLTDSTQIKMDILAQVLQILLKSKLLVLEEENANVDEVELKPDTLIRLYLGYKNKKSRVNINVPMKTEQKQEQETTHKNIEGDRKLLIQAAVVRIMKMRKVLKHQQLLGEVLTQLSSRFKPRVPVIKKCIDILIEKEYLERVDGEKDTYSYLA; translated from the coding sequence ATGTCATCGAACAGGAGTCAGAATCCCCACGGACTGAAGCAGAATAGCCTTGACCAGATCTGGGATTACCTCAGAGCCGGAATCCAGCAGGTATACACCAGACAGAGTATGGCAAAATCCAGATACATGGAGCTCTACACTCATGTTTATAGCTATTGCACGAGTGTTCACCAGTCAAACCAAATACGAGGGGCTGGCAACCCTCTTTCTAAATCGAAAAAGGGGCAAGTGCAATTTGTTGGCTTGGAGTTATACAAACGACTTAAAGAATTTTTGAAGAATTACTTGACAAATCTTCTTAAGGATGGAGAAGACTTGATGGATGAGAGTGTACTGAAGTTCTACACTCAGCAGTGGGAAGATTACCGGTTTTCCAGCAAAGTTCTGAATGGAATTTGTGCCTACCTCAATAGATATTGGGTTCGCCGTGAATGTGATGAAGGACAAAGAGGAATATATGAAATCTATTCTCTCGCATTGGTGACTTGGAGAGATTGTCTATTCAGGCCCTTGAACAAACAGGTAACCAATGCTGTTTTAAAACTgattgaaaaggaaagaaatggtgaAACCATCAATACAAGACTGATTAGTGGAGTTGTACAGTCTTATGTGGAATTGGGGCTGAATGAAGATGATGCATTTGCGAAGGGTCCTACATTAACAGTGTATAAAGAattctttgagtctcagtttttGGCTGATACAGAGAAATTTTATACCAGAGAGAGTACTGAATTCTTGCAGCAGAGCCCAGTTACTGAATACATGAAAAAGGCAGAGGCCCGTCTGCTTGAGGAGCAAAGGAGAGTGCAGGTCTACCTCCACGAAAGCACTCAGGACGAGCTAGAGAGGAAGTGCGAGCAGGTGCTTATCGAGAAGCACCTGGAGATTTTTCACACAGAGTTTCAGAACTTGCTGGATGCTGATAAAAACGAAGATTTGGGTCGCATGTATAGTCTTGTATCTCGAATCCAGGACAGCCTAGAAGAACTGAAAAAACTTTTGGAGACACTTATTCATAATCAGGGTCTTGCAGCAATTGAAAAGTGTGGAGAAGCTGCTTTAAATGATCCCAAAATGTACGTGCAGACAGTGCTGGATGTTCATAAAAAGTACAACGCCCTGGTCATGTCAGCATTCGATAACAACGCGGGCTTTGTGGCCGCCCTGGACAAGGCTTGTGGGCGCTTCATAAACAACAATGCTGTCACCAAGATGGCTCAGTCGTCCAGTAAGTCCCCCGAATTGCTGGCTCGATACTGTGACTCCTTGTTGAAGAAGAGTTCCAAGAACCCAGAAGAAGCAGAACTAGAAGATACACTCAATCAAGTGATGGTTGTCTTCAAGTACATAGAGGACAAGGATGTGTTCCAGAAGTTCTATGCGAAGATGCTGGCCAAAAGACTCGTGCACCAGAGCAGTGCGAGTGATGATGCCGAAGCAAGCATGATCTCCAAATTAAAGCAAGACTGTGGGTTTGAGTACACCTCTAAACTTCAGCGGATGTTTCAGGACATTGGCGTGAGCAAAGATTTAAACGAACAGTTCAAAAAGCACCTGACAAATTCAGAGCGACTGGACTTGGACTTCAGTCTCCAGGTGCTGAGCTCCGTCTCGTGGCCCTTCCAGCAGTCCTGCACGTTCGCCTTGCCGTCAGAGCTGGAACGTAGCTACCAGCGATTCACTGCTTTCTACGCTAGTTGTCATAGCGGCAGGAAGCTGACGTGGTTGTACCAACTCTCCAAAGGAGAGCTGGTCACAAACTGCTTCAAGAACAGATATACTTTGCAGGCATCTACATTCCAGATGGCAATCCTGCTTCAATACAACACGGAAGATGCTTACGCGGTGCAGCAGCTGACGGACAGCACTCAAATCAAAATGGACATTTTGGCACAAGTCCTACAGATTTTATTGAAGTCGAAGTTATTGGTTTTGgaagaggaaaatgcaaatgTTGATGAGGTGGAATTGAAGCCAGATACCTTAATAAGATTATATCTtggttataaaaataagaaatcaagGGTTAACATCAATGTGCCAATGAAAACCGAACAGAAGCAGGAACaagaaaccacacacaaaaatattgaaGGGGACCGGAAACTGCTGATCCAGGCGGCGGTTGTGAGGATCATGAAGATGCGGAAGGTGCTGAAGCACCAGCAGCTGCTTGGGGAGGTGCTCACTCAGCTGTCCTCACGGTTCAAGCCGCGGGTCCCGGTCATCAAGAAATGCATTGATATTCTGATCGAGAAAGAATATTTGGAGCGAGTTGATGGTGAAAAGGACACCTACAGTTACTTGGCTTAA